The Pseudomonas entomophila genome segment TTCGATAATGATTCACAACCGCGAATCGTTCTCCTATGACTGTCGCTCACCGACAGCCAAGGACACCCCCTCGAATCGAACAAGGAGACAGGCAGCGATGTTCGCGCCCATCAGCCGTTCCATGACCCTCACCCTGGGTCTGTGCGCCACCGTCATCGGCCCATTCGCCCAGGCCGAAGAGACCGACCCCAGGCCCACCGACGGCGTGCTGGAGCTCGGCTCCACCGAAATCCTCGCCCAGGGTCTGGGCAGCACCACGGAACACACCCGCTCCTACACCACCGGCAGCATGAGTGCGGCCACGCGCTTGAACCTGTCGATCAAGGACACCCCGCAATCGGTATCGGTGCTGACCCGTCAGCAGCTCGACGACTTCCAGCTGAACTCGCTGTCCGAGGCCATGGCCCACGTCACTGGCGTCACCGTGCAGCGCAACGACTCCGAGCGGCCGACCTATTTCTCCCGTGGCTACGCGATCAACAACTTCCAGATCGACGGGATGCTCAACACCTTTTCCGGGCTCAAGTCCGACTCCGACACCATCATCTTCGACCGCATCGAAGTGGTGCGCGGCGCCACCGGCCTGACCACCGGGGCAGGGGACCCGTCCGGGACCATCGCCATGGTGCGCAAGCGCCCGACCGCCAAGCTGGCGGTGCGCACGGGCCTGAGCGCCGGCAGCTATGACAACTACCGCGGCTATGTCGACGTCGGCGGGCCGCTGGGCTGGGAAGGGCGCCTGCGTGGGCGCACGGTGCTGGCCTATCGCGACAGCCAGTCGTACATGGACAAGTACGCCAGCCAGCGCGAAGTGGCCTACGGCATTCTCGAAGCCGACCTCACCGACAGTACCGTGCTCGCCGTGGGCTACGACTACCAGAACAAGCACGTGCAGGGCGCCTCCTGGGGCACCGTGCCGTACTGGAACGCGGACGGCGGCAAAGCACACATGGCGCGCTCGACCAACCTGGCCGCGCCCTGGTCGTCCTGGCCCTTGAAGGACCAGACCGTGTTCGCCACCCTCGACCAGCACCTGGGTGACGATTGGCTGCTCAAGGCCGCTTATACCCACCGCCAAAGCGACAGCGACGGCAAGGTGTACTACGGCGGCAACGGCTTCCCCGCGGCCGACCGCAGCGGCATGAACGCCTGGAGTTCGCACTTCGCCGGGGTGGAGAAGATGGACGCCCTCGATCTGAACCTGGCAGGGCCTTATCAGTTGCTGGGGCGCAGCCACGACTTCATGGTCGGTTATGGCGTATCGGAGTTGCGCAGCACGGCGCCGGCGTTTGTTGGCCG includes the following:
- a CDS encoding TonB-dependent siderophore receptor codes for the protein MFAPISRSMTLTLGLCATVIGPFAQAEETDPRPTDGVLELGSTEILAQGLGSTTEHTRSYTTGSMSAATRLNLSIKDTPQSVSVLTRQQLDDFQLNSLSEAMAHVTGVTVQRNDSERPTYFSRGYAINNFQIDGMLNTFSGLKSDSDTIIFDRIEVVRGATGLTTGAGDPSGTIAMVRKRPTAKLAVRTGLSAGSYDNYRGYVDVGGPLGWEGRLRGRTVLAYRDSQSYMDKYASQREVAYGILEADLTDSTVLAVGYDYQNKHVQGASWGTVPYWNADGGKAHMARSTNLAAPWSSWPLKDQTVFATLDQHLGDDWLLKAAYTHRQSDSDGKVYYGGNGFPAADRSGMNAWSSHFAGVEKMDALDLNLAGPYQLLGRSHDFMVGYGVSELRSTAPAFVGRVDPKDYAKIADWKYMGGIPKFSDRDSGLDSSRSYTRQKAGYIATRLNPTDRLHFVLGSRYGSWESESKSWSYDANLAVTRSSVSKQTQNDQWTPYAGVLYDLTEQYTVYASYTDIFNPQTRKDVSDKFLEPIVGKVYEIGLKGSLFDDRANLSTAVYRSKQDNVPEIDDSVPLGPNGQQYYKSGGKGVVVEGFEAELAGEVMPGWQMSLGYSYSHAANGDKTRKNTEQPMNLVRFSSTYQLLPQLTVGGTLDWQSDIYGNGRRPIGRDGSGNIVTTPDRMTQDAYALVGLMGRYQFDEHLSASVNVKNLFDQHYYNNVGFYNGVYMGEPRTVMVSLDWKL